One Primulina huaijiensis isolate GDHJ02 chromosome 8, ASM1229523v2, whole genome shotgun sequence genomic region harbors:
- the LOC140983378 gene encoding uncharacterized protein isoform X2, protein MGGGKDKDRHDETDKGLLSNLAHAVAGGHNPSGHHPPQGYPPQGYPPQGGYPPSGYPPHGGYPPSGYPPQGGYPPQGYPPGGYPGSSAPHHSGSGGMGGMLAGGAAAAAAAYGVSHLAHGGHSGHGGGGGHFGYGNAMHGGKFKHGKHGKFGKHGKFGKHKGKHSGGKFKKWK, encoded by the exons ATGGGAGGTGGTAAGGACAAGGATCGACATGATGAAACTGATAAGGGGCTTTTATCGAATCTGGCTCATGCTGTAGCCGGTGGACATAATCCATCGGGACACCATCCTCCACAAGGTTATCCACCCCAAGGCTATCCTCCACAAGGAGGCTATCCGCCATCCGGTTATCCACCCCACGGAGGATATCCACCATCAGGCTATCCGCCTCAAGGAGGATATCCACCACAAGGGTATCCCCCAGGAGGTTATCCTGGTTCGTCTGCCCCTCATCACTCAG GTTCTGGTGGGATGGGAGGAATGCTGGCTGGTGGCGCAGCAGCAGCAGCCGCCGCCTATGGAGTTTCACATCTGGCACATGGAGGCCACTCTGGCcacggtggtggtggtggtcaCTTTGGCTATGGAAACGCTATGCATGGCGGAAAGTTCAAGCATGGAAAGCATGGAAAATTTGGGAAGCATGGGAAATTCGGCAAGCACAAGGGAAAACACTCTGGAGGGAAATTCAAGAAATGGAAGTAA
- the LOC140982828 gene encoding arabinosyltransferase XEG113-like isoform X1, producing MAWNPLKEVAHSKPLFLTIYATVVIGILVSSFYVFSAVFSSSGSFSSSWLSSSTAYRNVELSSRFVNQTVNSSQRETTANETPRKPLNPIWKAPPPGSKMPLLNTFQLTKELVQLRAKDNVIVVTFGNFAFMDFIMTWVKHLSDLEVDNFLVGAMDTKLLEALYWKGVPVFDMGSHMSTIDVGWGSTTFHKMGREKVILIDSILPYGVELLMCDTDMVWLKNPLPYLARFPEADVLTSTDLVAPTVIDDRLDDWRQGSAYNIGIFHWRPTDSSKKLAKEWKELLIADEKIWDQNGFNELVRRQLGPSVDEDSGLAYAYDGNLKLGLLPSSIFCSGHTYFVQAMYQQLRLEPYAVHTTFQYAGTEGKRHRLREAMFFYDPPEYYDKPGGFLSFKPSIPKSLMLDGEHSIETHFALVNYQIKQIRTALAIASLLGRTLVMPPLWCRLDRLWFGHPGILQGSLTRQPFLCPLDHIFEVNVMLKDLPEEEFGANIDIREYSFLENPSLPNQVRESWLDVHLCQQRSNDCEVSNRTSQTGILKFPKQSTEETFKTVFSSFKDVKVIQFSSMQDAFFGFTDKTREEKFRKRVKRYTGIWCCVQDHHPGHIYYDVYWDEKPGWKPIPPQTSADDHPPF from the exons ATGGCTTGGAACCCATTGAAGGAGGTGGCGCACTCCAAGCCATTGTTTCTGACTATTTACGCCACTGTGGTTATCGGAATTTTAGTTTCATCCTTCTATGTGTTTTCGGCAGTCTTCTCCAGTTCAGGGTCTTTCTCCTCTTCGTGGTTGTCCAGTTCAACTGCATACCGTAACGTAG AACTTAGTTCTAGATTCGTTAATCAAACGGTTAATTCTTCTCAACGAGAAACGACGGCCAATGAAACACCAAGAAAACCTCTGAATCCCATTTGGAAGGCCCCTCCTCCTGGATCGAAAATGCCACTTCTGAATACCTTTCAGTTAACAAAGGAACTGGTTCAACTAAGAGCAAAGGATAACGTTATAGTGGTGACCTTTGGCAACTTTGCATTCATGGATTTTATTATGACTTGGGTTAAACACCTGTCAGATCTTGAAGTCGACAACTTCCTTGTTG GTGCAATGGACACGAAGTTGTTGGAAGCTCTTTATTGGAAGGGTGTTCCGGTTTTCGACATGGGTAGTCACATGAGCACGATAGATGTTGGATGGGGTTCAACAACATTTCATAAGATGGGAAGAGAGAAGGTTATTCTGATTGATTCTATTTTACCTTATGGTGTTGAGTTACTGATGTGCGACACTGACATGGTCTGGTTAAAG AATCCTCTTCCCTATCTTGCACGTTTCCCTGAAGCAGACGTTCTAACTTCCACCGATTTAGTTGCACCTACGGTTATTGATGACAGGTTGGATGACTGGAGACAAG GTTCTGCATATAACATAGGAATTTTTCACTGGAGACCAACTGACTCTtcaaagaaattagcaaaagaATGGAAAGAATTACTTATAGCAGATGAAAAAATATGGGATCAGAACGGGTTCAATGAACTTGTTCGGAGGCAGCTAGGGCCATCTGTAGATGAAGATAGTGGACTTGCATATGCTTACGATGGAAATCTTAAGCTGGGTCTCTTGCCATCAAGCATCTTTTGCAGCGGGCATACCTACTTTGTCCag GCCATGTATCAGCAACTGAGATTGGAGCCATATGCCGTGCATACCACATTCCAGTATGCTGGTACTGAGGGGAAGCGACATCGTTTACGTGAAGCCATGTTCTTCTATGATCCGCCAGAATACTATGACAAACCAG GAGGATTCCTGTCATTTAAACCCAGTATTCCAAAGAGCTTGATGTTAGATGGAGAGCATAGCATTGAGACACACTTTGCTCTCGTTAATTACCAA ATCAAACAGATAAGGACTGCACTAGCCATTGCATCATTGTTGGGTCGCACACTG GTGATGCCTCCCCTGTGGTGCAGGTTGGATAGGCTGTGGTTTGGACATCCAGGGATATTGCAGGGATCTTTGACTAGGCAACCATTTTTATGTCCTTTGGATCACATATTCGAG GTTAACGTGATGCTAAAGGACCTTCCAGAGGAGGAATTTGGAGCTAATATTGATATCAGGGAATATTCGTTCCTCGAAAATCCGTCTCTACCGAATCAG GTGAGAGAATCTTGGCTCGATGTGCACCTTTGTCAACAAAGATCCAATGATTGTGAAGTTTCCAACAGAACTAGTCAAACCGGAATTCTCAAGTTTCCTAAGCAGAGCACAGAGGAAACT TTCAAGACGGTATTCTCATCCTTCAAGGATGTCAAAGTCATCCAATTCTCATCAATGCAAGATGCCTTCTTTGGTTTCACTGATAAG ACAAGGGAGGAAAAATTTAGGAAGCGTGTAAAACGATACACGGGTATCTGGTGTTGCGTACAAGATCACCATCCAGGTCATATATATTACGACGTGTATTGGGACGAAAAACCGGGTTGGAAACCCATACCTCCCCAGACTTCAGCAGATGATCACCCACCCTTCTGA
- the LOC140983465 gene encoding F-box protein SKIP31-like isoform X1, with product MVQNFCAMASDDEDEGLARFLESEVLSEISDQEGSIEEAYGREKKERDGKRLRAEEEGELSEQEEKEEREEKRIKIEEGEISDVQLSRALRSSSSSSLPTSELEAEAHSALSPSKKSSTVADSINNNGIHGRDSRELPWRIVTGIFSNIPPELLYNILKFLSSEDLVSCSLVCRFFNFAASDESLWRRLYCLRWSLLSPKKLRECAWKKLYIQRDEEDMVEFVRNCPNEFKEYYIQMQVAKRSQAPNLSQVNDDRIILDKTLADQISSWKSSRGLSDTVEVNHACSGESCTYYHIGDVFVCEKTGNVHVCDDTCKEVVMDPMNELLVCTISGRCFDRLLSPSEMEYDADQQQGGVADEAEPFMGSGRFARAYLLGYNCDDEKELEAALRFC from the exons ATGGTCCAG AATTTTTGTGCAATGGCTTCTGACGATGAAGACGAAGGCCTTGCTCGGTTTCTCGAATCCGAAGTCCTCTCCGAGATCTCCGACCAG GAGGGGTCCATAGAAGAGGCATATGGGAGggagaaaaaagaaagagatgGGAAGAGATTGCGTGCTGAGGAGGAAGGGGAGCTAAGTGAACAAGAAGAGAAGGAAGAGCGAGAAGAAAAGAGAATTAAAATCGAGGAAGGTGAAATCAGTGATGTACAACTGTCAAGGGCTTTAAgatcatcatcttcatcatcGCTGCCAACCTCTGAGCTAGAAGCTGAAGCGCATTCTGCACTGTCACCTTCAAAGAAAAGTTCCACTGTAGCGGACAGCATTAACAATAATGGGATACACGGTAGGGATAGCAGAGAGTTGCCTTGGAGAATTGTTACCGGAATTTTCAGTAACATCCCTCCCGAATTGTTGTACAACATCCTCAAGTTTCTCTCCTCTGAG GATCTTGTTTCGTGTTCATTGGTGTGTAGATTCTTTAATTTTGCTGCTTCCGATGAATCCTTGTGGCGTCGCCT ATATTGTCTGCGATGGAGTCTACTGTCTCCAAAAAAACTCCGAGAGTGTGCATGGAAGAAGCTTTACATTCAG CGTGATGAAGAAGATATGGTTGAGTTTGTGAGGAATTGCCCTAATGAATTTAAAGAATATTACATCCAAATGCAGGTGGCTAAGAGAAGCCAAGCACCAAATCTTTCTCAG GTGAATGATGATCGTATTATTCTAGACAAGACTCTTGCTGATCAAATCTCATCGTGGAAGAGCAGCAGAGGTCTGTCTGATACTGTGGAAGTCAATCATGCATGCTCTGGAGAAAGTTGCACTTATTATCATATTGGGGATGTATTTGTTTGTGAGAAGACTGGAAATGTTCATG TTTGTGATGATACGTGCAAAGAAGTTGTTATGGATCCCATGAATGAACTGTTGGTCTGCACCATCTCTGGGCGTTGTTTTGATCGTTTACTGTCACCATCCGAAATGGAATATGATGCT GATCAGCAACAAGGTGGTGTTGCGGATGAAGCCGAACCATTCATGGGATCTGGTCGTTTTG CTCGAGCTTATCTACTTGGATACAATTGCGACGACGAAAAAGAACTGGAAGCCGCATTGAGGTTTTGCTGA
- the LOC140982828 gene encoding arabinosyltransferase XEG113-like isoform X2, translated as MPLLNTFQLTKELVQLRAKDNVIVVTFGNFAFMDFIMTWVKHLSDLEVDNFLVGAMDTKLLEALYWKGVPVFDMGSHMSTIDVGWGSTTFHKMGREKVILIDSILPYGVELLMCDTDMVWLKNPLPYLARFPEADVLTSTDLVAPTVIDDRLDDWRQGSAYNIGIFHWRPTDSSKKLAKEWKELLIADEKIWDQNGFNELVRRQLGPSVDEDSGLAYAYDGNLKLGLLPSSIFCSGHTYFVQAMYQQLRLEPYAVHTTFQYAGTEGKRHRLREAMFFYDPPEYYDKPGGFLSFKPSIPKSLMLDGEHSIETHFALVNYQIKQIRTALAIASLLGRTLVMPPLWCRLDRLWFGHPGILQGSLTRQPFLCPLDHIFEVNVMLKDLPEEEFGANIDIREYSFLENPSLPNQVRESWLDVHLCQQRSNDCEVSNRTSQTGILKFPKQSTEETFKTVFSSFKDVKVIQFSSMQDAFFGFTDKTREEKFRKRVKRYTGIWCCVQDHHPGHIYYDVYWDEKPGWKPIPPQTSADDHPPF; from the exons ATGCCACTTCTGAATACCTTTCAGTTAACAAAGGAACTGGTTCAACTAAGAGCAAAGGATAACGTTATAGTGGTGACCTTTGGCAACTTTGCATTCATGGATTTTATTATGACTTGGGTTAAACACCTGTCAGATCTTGAAGTCGACAACTTCCTTGTTG GTGCAATGGACACGAAGTTGTTGGAAGCTCTTTATTGGAAGGGTGTTCCGGTTTTCGACATGGGTAGTCACATGAGCACGATAGATGTTGGATGGGGTTCAACAACATTTCATAAGATGGGAAGAGAGAAGGTTATTCTGATTGATTCTATTTTACCTTATGGTGTTGAGTTACTGATGTGCGACACTGACATGGTCTGGTTAAAG AATCCTCTTCCCTATCTTGCACGTTTCCCTGAAGCAGACGTTCTAACTTCCACCGATTTAGTTGCACCTACGGTTATTGATGACAGGTTGGATGACTGGAGACAAG GTTCTGCATATAACATAGGAATTTTTCACTGGAGACCAACTGACTCTtcaaagaaattagcaaaagaATGGAAAGAATTACTTATAGCAGATGAAAAAATATGGGATCAGAACGGGTTCAATGAACTTGTTCGGAGGCAGCTAGGGCCATCTGTAGATGAAGATAGTGGACTTGCATATGCTTACGATGGAAATCTTAAGCTGGGTCTCTTGCCATCAAGCATCTTTTGCAGCGGGCATACCTACTTTGTCCag GCCATGTATCAGCAACTGAGATTGGAGCCATATGCCGTGCATACCACATTCCAGTATGCTGGTACTGAGGGGAAGCGACATCGTTTACGTGAAGCCATGTTCTTCTATGATCCGCCAGAATACTATGACAAACCAG GAGGATTCCTGTCATTTAAACCCAGTATTCCAAAGAGCTTGATGTTAGATGGAGAGCATAGCATTGAGACACACTTTGCTCTCGTTAATTACCAA ATCAAACAGATAAGGACTGCACTAGCCATTGCATCATTGTTGGGTCGCACACTG GTGATGCCTCCCCTGTGGTGCAGGTTGGATAGGCTGTGGTTTGGACATCCAGGGATATTGCAGGGATCTTTGACTAGGCAACCATTTTTATGTCCTTTGGATCACATATTCGAG GTTAACGTGATGCTAAAGGACCTTCCAGAGGAGGAATTTGGAGCTAATATTGATATCAGGGAATATTCGTTCCTCGAAAATCCGTCTCTACCGAATCAG GTGAGAGAATCTTGGCTCGATGTGCACCTTTGTCAACAAAGATCCAATGATTGTGAAGTTTCCAACAGAACTAGTCAAACCGGAATTCTCAAGTTTCCTAAGCAGAGCACAGAGGAAACT TTCAAGACGGTATTCTCATCCTTCAAGGATGTCAAAGTCATCCAATTCTCATCAATGCAAGATGCCTTCTTTGGTTTCACTGATAAG ACAAGGGAGGAAAAATTTAGGAAGCGTGTAAAACGATACACGGGTATCTGGTGTTGCGTACAAGATCACCATCCAGGTCATATATATTACGACGTGTATTGGGACGAAAAACCGGGTTGGAAACCCATACCTCCCCAGACTTCAGCAGATGATCACCCACCCTTCTGA
- the LOC140983378 gene encoding uncharacterized protein isoform X1, with protein MGGGKDKDRHDETDKGLLSNLAHAVAGGHNPSGHHPPQGYPPQGYPPQGGYPPSGYPPHGGYPPSGYPPQGGYPPQGYPPGGYPGSSAPHHSGGHHSGSGGMGGMLAGGAAAAAAAYGVSHLAHGGHSGHGGGGGHFGYGNAMHGGKFKHGKHGKFGKHGKFGKHKGKHSGGKFKKWK; from the exons ATGGGAGGTGGTAAGGACAAGGATCGACATGATGAAACTGATAAGGGGCTTTTATCGAATCTGGCTCATGCTGTAGCCGGTGGACATAATCCATCGGGACACCATCCTCCACAAGGTTATCCACCCCAAGGCTATCCTCCACAAGGAGGCTATCCGCCATCCGGTTATCCACCCCACGGAGGATATCCACCATCAGGCTATCCGCCTCAAGGAGGATATCCACCACAAGGGTATCCCCCAGGAGGTTATCCTGGTTCGTCTGCCCCTCATCACTCAGGTGGTCACCACTCAG GTTCTGGTGGGATGGGAGGAATGCTGGCTGGTGGCGCAGCAGCAGCAGCCGCCGCCTATGGAGTTTCACATCTGGCACATGGAGGCCACTCTGGCcacggtggtggtggtggtcaCTTTGGCTATGGAAACGCTATGCATGGCGGAAAGTTCAAGCATGGAAAGCATGGAAAATTTGGGAAGCATGGGAAATTCGGCAAGCACAAGGGAAAACACTCTGGAGGGAAATTCAAGAAATGGAAGTAA
- the LOC140983465 gene encoding F-box protein SKIP31-like isoform X2 produces MASDDEDEGLARFLESEVLSEISDQEGSIEEAYGREKKERDGKRLRAEEEGELSEQEEKEEREEKRIKIEEGEISDVQLSRALRSSSSSSLPTSELEAEAHSALSPSKKSSTVADSINNNGIHGRDSRELPWRIVTGIFSNIPPELLYNILKFLSSEDLVSCSLVCRFFNFAASDESLWRRLYCLRWSLLSPKKLRECAWKKLYIQRDEEDMVEFVRNCPNEFKEYYIQMQVAKRSQAPNLSQVNDDRIILDKTLADQISSWKSSRGLSDTVEVNHACSGESCTYYHIGDVFVCEKTGNVHVCDDTCKEVVMDPMNELLVCTISGRCFDRLLSPSEMEYDADQQQGGVADEAEPFMGSGRFARAYLLGYNCDDEKELEAALRFC; encoded by the exons ATGGCTTCTGACGATGAAGACGAAGGCCTTGCTCGGTTTCTCGAATCCGAAGTCCTCTCCGAGATCTCCGACCAG GAGGGGTCCATAGAAGAGGCATATGGGAGggagaaaaaagaaagagatgGGAAGAGATTGCGTGCTGAGGAGGAAGGGGAGCTAAGTGAACAAGAAGAGAAGGAAGAGCGAGAAGAAAAGAGAATTAAAATCGAGGAAGGTGAAATCAGTGATGTACAACTGTCAAGGGCTTTAAgatcatcatcttcatcatcGCTGCCAACCTCTGAGCTAGAAGCTGAAGCGCATTCTGCACTGTCACCTTCAAAGAAAAGTTCCACTGTAGCGGACAGCATTAACAATAATGGGATACACGGTAGGGATAGCAGAGAGTTGCCTTGGAGAATTGTTACCGGAATTTTCAGTAACATCCCTCCCGAATTGTTGTACAACATCCTCAAGTTTCTCTCCTCTGAG GATCTTGTTTCGTGTTCATTGGTGTGTAGATTCTTTAATTTTGCTGCTTCCGATGAATCCTTGTGGCGTCGCCT ATATTGTCTGCGATGGAGTCTACTGTCTCCAAAAAAACTCCGAGAGTGTGCATGGAAGAAGCTTTACATTCAG CGTGATGAAGAAGATATGGTTGAGTTTGTGAGGAATTGCCCTAATGAATTTAAAGAATATTACATCCAAATGCAGGTGGCTAAGAGAAGCCAAGCACCAAATCTTTCTCAG GTGAATGATGATCGTATTATTCTAGACAAGACTCTTGCTGATCAAATCTCATCGTGGAAGAGCAGCAGAGGTCTGTCTGATACTGTGGAAGTCAATCATGCATGCTCTGGAGAAAGTTGCACTTATTATCATATTGGGGATGTATTTGTTTGTGAGAAGACTGGAAATGTTCATG TTTGTGATGATACGTGCAAAGAAGTTGTTATGGATCCCATGAATGAACTGTTGGTCTGCACCATCTCTGGGCGTTGTTTTGATCGTTTACTGTCACCATCCGAAATGGAATATGATGCT GATCAGCAACAAGGTGGTGTTGCGGATGAAGCCGAACCATTCATGGGATCTGGTCGTTTTG CTCGAGCTTATCTACTTGGATACAATTGCGACGACGAAAAAGAACTGGAAGCCGCATTGAGGTTTTGCTGA